AGGCCTGGAAAGCGGATACCCCGCAGACAATCCACCGCCTGCGCAACGCGCACCTGCGCCCGCACCTGGAGGCCTTCTTCCGCTGGGCAGAAGAGGAGTACTCCCAGGTGCGCGACGAACGGGGCCTCGTGCGCTCCGCTCTCGGCTACGCGGTGCGCCAGAAAGAAGCCCTGATGCGGGTGCTCGACGACGGCCGGCTCGTGCTCGACAACAACCGCTCGGAGCGCGCGCTGCGGACAATCGCCGTGGGCAGGAAGGCTTGGCTCTTCGTCGGCAGCGATGGCCACGCCCAGAGTGCCGGCAACATCCTCTCCCTCGTCGCCTCGGCGCGCCTGCACGGGCTCGACCCTGAAGCCTACTTGCGCGACCTGTTCCGCGTCCTCGCCCACTGGCCCAGGGAGCGCTACCTGGAACTGGCCCCCCGCTACTGGGCCAGCACCCGGGCTCGCCTCGACAGCCAGCAACTCGCTGCGGAGCTCGGTCCTCTCACTGTCCCGCCGCCCCTCTCCCCGACGCCGGAACAGGAAGCTGCGGCGAACGGCTCGTCCCGATAGCGCTGGCTGTGAGGGCCTCGCGTCCATCGCCCCACTCTGCGCGCCTCTCCTGGCTCATGCCAGACGGGGTTCGTGCAGCGGATACCCGGTGTGCGGAGCCCGCCAGCACAGCGGGCAGGCTTCACGCTTGCCCGTCCGGTACGGAGGCAGCGGAGCCAATAAACAGAGGGCGCACGCGGACGCGCCGCGCCGTCTGGAG
Above is a genomic segment from Hyalangium ruber containing:
- a CDS encoding IS66 family transposase — encoded protein: AWKADTPQTIHRLRNAHLRPHLEAFFRWAEEEYSQVRDERGLVRSALGYAVRQKEALMRVLDDGRLVLDNNRSERALRTIAVGRKAWLFVGSDGHAQSAGNILSLVASARLHGLDPEAYLRDLFRVLAHWPRERYLELAPRYWASTRARLDSQQLAAELGPLTVPPPLSPTPEQEAAANGSSR